The following proteins are co-located in the Mesorhizobium australicum WSM2073 genome:
- a CDS encoding SDR family NAD(P)-dependent oxidoreductase has product MRLADKSAIVTGAASGIGLAIATRLGAEGARVIIADLDGGSAQAAAQAVRKAGAPDTAVSVCDVSDEIAVGQCCQLALARFGRLDIVVNNAGLIMFKPIEAFTSADWLKVLSVDLLGAVHFTREAFAHMTHGGSIVNISSVHALETTPHVAPYAAAKAALLSLTRSTAIEGRARGIRANAILPGAIDTPMLWENPNIKSGVESISPEDVGKPEQIAAAAAFLASDDAAFVNGAALNVDGGRLARL; this is encoded by the coding sequence ATGCGCCTGGCTGACAAGAGCGCGATTGTGACTGGCGCCGCAAGCGGCATTGGGCTGGCCATCGCGACCCGCTTAGGCGCCGAAGGCGCCCGGGTTATCATCGCCGACCTGGATGGAGGCAGTGCGCAGGCGGCCGCACAGGCAGTCCGAAAAGCCGGCGCGCCGGACACCGCCGTCTCGGTTTGCGACGTTTCAGACGAGATTGCCGTCGGGCAGTGCTGTCAACTGGCCCTCGCGCGATTTGGCAGGTTGGACATCGTCGTCAACAACGCCGGCCTGATAATGTTCAAGCCCATCGAGGCGTTCACCAGCGCCGACTGGCTGAAGGTGCTGAGTGTGGACTTGCTGGGGGCAGTCCATTTCACGCGTGAGGCATTCGCGCACATGACCCATGGCGGGTCGATTGTGAACATCTCGAGCGTGCACGCGCTTGAAACGACGCCGCATGTTGCCCCTTACGCAGCGGCGAAAGCGGCGCTACTGTCGCTCACCCGGTCCACGGCGATTGAAGGCCGGGCGCGTGGCATACGCGCCAATGCCATCCTGCCTGGGGCCATCGACACACCGATGCTTTGGGAAAATCCAAACATCAAGTCAGGCGTCGAATCCATCAGCCCGGAAGATGTCGGCAAGCCGGAGCAGATTGCCGCAGCCGCCGCTTTTCTCGCTTCAGACGACGCCGCCTTTGTCAACGGCGCGGCGCTCAACGTGGATGGCGGCCGGTTGGCGCGGCTCTAG
- a CDS encoding family 1 glycosylhydrolase — protein MFNFVFATGIENSAPTINGGRERVDEMEKCRFYQQWRTDFELLQELGLRFLRYGPPIHKTWLGDGHYDWTFADETFADLKARDVLPIVDLCHFGVPDWVGNFQNPDFPRLFERYAHDFATRFPWIQLYTPVNEMFICATFSARWGWWNEQLSTDTAFVTALKHIVKGNVVAMRAILQVRPDAIFIQSESSEYFHADSPEAIGKAERFNSQRFLSLDLNYGHDVDARTYRYLLENGMTAQEYSFFLENHLRRHCVMGTDYYQTNEHRVWADGTTSASGEVFGYDEITRQYFNRYRLPVMHTETNIREGPNGDEAVYWLWKEWANVLRIRNDGIPIVGFTWYSLTDQVDWDSALRENNGRVNAVGLYDLDRNPRAVGTAYKALIANWNKLLATQSVCLALPVFLPSEQDDPSVRAQQDYARGLLHVDRIAEAGAEPLEPSKDKVKPDAPG, from the coding sequence ATGTTCAATTTCGTCTTTGCCACCGGCATTGAAAACAGCGCTCCCACGATCAATGGAGGACGGGAGCGGGTCGACGAAATGGAGAAATGTCGCTTCTACCAGCAATGGCGCACCGACTTCGAGCTGCTCCAGGAACTGGGTCTTCGCTTTCTCCGCTACGGGCCTCCAATTCACAAGACCTGGTTGGGCGACGGACACTATGACTGGACCTTCGCCGATGAGACCTTCGCTGACCTGAAGGCCAGGGATGTTCTTCCGATCGTCGACCTCTGCCATTTCGGCGTTCCAGACTGGGTGGGCAATTTCCAGAACCCGGATTTTCCGCGGCTGTTTGAACGTTACGCGCACGACTTCGCAACCCGCTTTCCTTGGATCCAGCTCTACACGCCGGTCAATGAGATGTTCATCTGCGCCACCTTTTCAGCGCGCTGGGGTTGGTGGAACGAGCAACTGAGCACCGATACGGCCTTCGTCACCGCCCTCAAGCATATCGTGAAGGGCAACGTGGTGGCGATGCGGGCAATCCTGCAAGTGAGGCCCGACGCTATCTTCATTCAAAGTGAATCCTCGGAATACTTCCACGCCGACTCCCCCGAGGCCATCGGCAAGGCGGAGCGCTTCAATAGCCAGCGTTTCCTATCGCTCGACCTCAATTACGGGCATGACGTCGACGCGCGCACTTATCGCTACCTGCTCGAAAACGGGATGACCGCGCAGGAGTACAGCTTTTTCCTGGAAAACCATTTGCGCAGGCATTGCGTGATGGGCACTGACTATTACCAGACCAACGAGCACCGGGTTTGGGCGGACGGAACCACGTCGGCTTCCGGCGAGGTGTTCGGCTATGACGAAATTACGCGCCAGTATTTCAACCGTTACCGCCTGCCTGTGATGCATACAGAGACAAACATCCGCGAAGGGCCGAACGGGGACGAAGCCGTTTACTGGTTGTGGAAAGAGTGGGCCAACGTCCTTAGGATCCGCAACGATGGTATACCTATCGTGGGCTTCACTTGGTACTCGCTGACCGATCAGGTGGACTGGGATAGCGCCCTGCGAGAGAACAACGGAAGGGTCAATGCGGTCGGCCTCTATGATCTGGACCGCAACCCCAGGGCGGTGGGAACCGCATACAAGGCGCTCATCGCCAACTGGAACAAGCTGCTCGCCACCCAAAGTGTCTGCCTCGCTTTGCCCGTCTTTTTGCCGTCCGAGCAGGACGACCCAAGTGTTCGCGCGCAGCAGGACTATGCGCGGGGCCTTTTGCATGTGGACCGGATCGCCGAAGCTGGGGCCGAACCGCTGGAACCCTCCAAGGACAAGGTGAAACCCGATGCGCCTGGCTGA
- a CDS encoding DUF2188 domain-containing protein has product MGHVRYFISKTGDQWLVRFDGKDYPYSAYTEAVRAAVKAASSVSATGYGAEVLVQGVDGKWRTEWPID; this is encoded by the coding sequence ATGGGGCATGTCAGGTACTTCATTTCAAAGACCGGTGACCAATGGCTGGTCCGGTTTGACGGCAAGGACTATCCCTATTCAGCGTATACGGAGGCCGTGCGTGCGGCTGTCAAGGCAGCCAGCAGTGTCTCGGCCACTGGCTACGGTGCCGAGGTATTGGTTCAAGGCGTCGACGGGAAGTGGCGAACGGAATGGCCCATTGATTGA
- a CDS encoding PAS domain-containing protein, whose protein sequence is MADLYQVSPLSSEQRVPDHAKSSSALHGDPPAAAATTAWADRKELASAAFERTRMPIVITDARQADNPIVLANRAFLDLTGFTSDEVLGRNCRFLQGEGTSPTAVAEIRAAIERQREANVEILNFRKDGSPFWNQLHLSPIKDDEGGLLYYFASQIDVTKHRMIQSLEASEHRLLMEVDHRAKNVLAVVDGIVRLSKADSAPLYAAAVQRRVQALAVAHALLAERGWRDVPLDEIVSRQVAHFASGRTAMTGPEVLIPAVVVQPLALVAHELIVNAATHGALAQDTGRLQVSWQAAGHHGGFYLRWEESGRRKAGSPPGEPGFGTTMVNAIVQKQLQGEILRDWTSDGLKINISIPGTAALSTAKGA, encoded by the coding sequence ATGGCTGACCTCTATCAAGTGAGCCCTCTATCAAGTGAGCAAAGAGTGCCTGACCACGCCAAATCATCGTCAGCCCTCCATGGCGATCCCCCGGCGGCGGCAGCCACCACCGCATGGGCGGATCGCAAGGAGTTGGCGTCGGCGGCGTTCGAGCGCACGCGCATGCCCATCGTCATCACCGATGCTCGGCAGGCTGACAATCCCATCGTGCTGGCCAACAGGGCCTTCCTGGATCTGACCGGCTTTACATCCGATGAAGTCCTGGGTCGAAATTGCCGCTTCCTACAAGGGGAGGGAACATCGCCTACGGCCGTTGCGGAAATTCGAGCGGCGATAGAGCGTCAACGCGAGGCGAATGTAGAGATACTGAACTTCCGCAAGGACGGTTCGCCGTTCTGGAACCAGCTCCATCTGAGCCCCATCAAGGACGATGAAGGCGGCCTCCTCTACTACTTCGCCTCGCAGATCGACGTAACCAAACATCGTATGATCCAGAGCCTGGAGGCGTCGGAGCACCGCCTCCTCATGGAGGTCGATCATCGCGCAAAGAACGTTCTAGCGGTTGTCGATGGTATCGTTCGGCTGAGCAAGGCAGACAGTGCACCGCTCTATGCAGCGGCCGTTCAACGCCGGGTCCAGGCTTTGGCGGTCGCGCACGCCCTATTGGCCGAGCGCGGCTGGCGCGATGTGCCGCTGGACGAAATCGTCTCCAGGCAGGTCGCCCATTTCGCGTCTGGCAGGACAGCAATGACTGGTCCTGAAGTTCTGATCCCAGCGGTGGTCGTTCAACCTCTGGCTCTCGTCGCCCATGAATTGATCGTCAACGCCGCCACCCATGGAGCTCTCGCCCAGGATACGGGGCGGCTGCAGGTCAGCTGGCAGGCGGCCGGCCATCATGGCGGCTTTTACCTGCGGTGGGAAGAAAGCGGCAGACGTAAAGCTGGATCTCCGCCAGGGGAGCCCGGCTTCGGAACGACCATGGTCAATGCAATTGTCCAGAAGCAGCTTCAGGGTGAGATCCTGCGGGATTGGACATCGGACGGTTTGAAAATCAACATAAGCATCCCGGGCACGGCTGCCCTTTCGACAGCCAAGGGTGCCTGA
- a CDS encoding extracellular catalytic domain type 1 short-chain-length polyhydroxyalkanoate depolymerase, whose protein sequence is MRSLADTIARLAARRKQMDGVLNGPDENERISELQVFGSNPGKLRAWTYRPKDLAAKAPLVIVLHGCTQSAASYDRGAGWSRTADRMGFAVLFPEQQRSNNANLCFNWFVPADTRRGSGEALSIRQMIEAVVTAHDIDRTRIFITGLSAGGAMAAAMLATYPEVFAAGAIVAGLPYGSANNLAEAFDRMRGQGAPTARRLATTVQQASGHCGPWPKLSVWHGSADTTVSPINSDQLVGQWLTLFGQSRGQCETQVHQGYRRDVWKNAANEEVIESYLISGMAHGTPVDSADGLSQAGSFMIDTGISSTSLISRFWGLEDAGSAGPSPDARLPATSVGHSPLVVAHAPFEPRSGPTALPGQHIESALRAAGLMK, encoded by the coding sequence ATGAGAAGTCTCGCCGATACCATTGCACGCTTGGCAGCTCGGCGAAAACAGATGGATGGCGTCTTGAATGGTCCTGACGAAAACGAGCGCATTTCCGAACTCCAGGTGTTCGGGTCAAACCCCGGAAAGTTGCGGGCCTGGACATACCGCCCCAAGGACCTTGCGGCGAAGGCCCCTCTGGTGATTGTCCTGCATGGCTGTACACAGTCGGCTGCATCCTATGACCGCGGCGCCGGCTGGTCGAGGACGGCAGATCGCATGGGCTTTGCCGTCCTCTTTCCAGAACAGCAGCGCAGCAACAATGCCAATCTTTGTTTCAACTGGTTTGTCCCGGCCGACACCCGACGGGGCTCCGGTGAGGCGCTTTCGATCCGCCAAATGATAGAGGCCGTGGTCACCGCTCACGACATCGACCGCACCAGGATTTTTATCACCGGACTCTCCGCCGGCGGGGCAATGGCCGCCGCTATGCTGGCGACTTACCCTGAAGTCTTTGCGGCCGGGGCCATCGTAGCCGGTCTACCCTATGGCAGCGCCAACAACCTGGCGGAGGCTTTCGACCGCATGCGAGGTCAAGGCGCCCCCACCGCAAGGCGATTGGCGACGACCGTCCAGCAAGCTTCCGGTCACTGCGGACCATGGCCGAAACTCTCCGTGTGGCATGGAAGCGCCGACACAACAGTCAGTCCGATCAACTCCGATCAGCTCGTCGGGCAGTGGCTCACATTGTTCGGGCAAAGTAGAGGGCAATGCGAGACACAGGTGCATCAGGGCTACCGCCGCGATGTCTGGAAGAACGCCGCAAATGAGGAAGTCATCGAGTCGTACCTGATCTCGGGCATGGCGCACGGGACACCCGTGGACTCCGCGGACGGATTGAGTCAGGCTGGATCCTTTATGATCGACACTGGCATATCGTCCACCTCGCTCATCTCCCGATTCTGGGGACTTGAAGATGCGGGCTCTGCGGGCCCCTCCCCAGATGCGCGTTTACCGGCAACGTCGGTTGGACACTCCCCTTTGGTGGTCGCGCACGCGCCCTTCGAACCACGCAGCGGTCCAACGGCTTTGCCTGGTCAGCATATCGAAAGCGCCCTTCGCGCTGCCGGCTTGATGAAATAG
- a CDS encoding DUF6894 family protein yields MTLSPVMDHQGQSEEQTPSPPVRSAMALYYFDFDDNGTIFPDDEGTECQDLAAVKYEAIKALAEMTKDALPDGDHHKLAIVVRDEGGDLAFRASIVFNVEEERDSSSSRSSPDSHA; encoded by the coding sequence TTGACGCTGTCTCCTGTAATGGATCATCAGGGCCAGAGCGAGGAACAAACGCCGAGCCCTCCAGTTCGGTCGGCGATGGCGCTCTACTATTTCGACTTCGACGACAACGGAACGATATTCCCTGACGATGAGGGAACGGAATGCCAAGACCTTGCCGCGGTCAAATATGAGGCGATCAAAGCTTTGGCGGAGATGACCAAAGACGCCCTTCCAGACGGTGATCACCACAAATTGGCGATCGTCGTACGAGACGAGGGCGGCGATCTTGCCTTTCGAGCAAGCATCGTTTTCAACGTCGAGGAGGAGCGGGACTCATCATCGTCGCGATCCTCCCCGGACAGCCACGCCTAA
- a CDS encoding DUF3606 domain-containing protein, with amino-acid sequence MADDKSKRDSRDRNRVSVEEDYEVRYLAEKAAITAQQVRDLIKQNGNNRGTLERGAKNSKAR; translated from the coding sequence ATGGCAGACGACAAGAGCAAGAGAGACTCTCGGGACCGGAACCGCGTCTCGGTCGAAGAAGACTACGAGGTGCGATATCTCGCTGAGAAAGCCGCGATTACGGCCCAGCAGGTCCGCGACCTCATTAAGCAAAACGGTAATAACCGCGGCACGCTGGAACGCGGAGCGAAGAACTCAAAGGCTCGCTGA
- a CDS encoding ABC transporter substrate-binding protein → MASTDPGSEETTTIGALVPLTRPGWVEAGRHLLAGLQLAVSEINSAGGVGGKALELLVRDTAADPQKAVAAVDELARLGVVAIAGEYHSVVARAAAVRADELGLPFLCSSAVLDRLTDQATKWVARLAPPQSRGWQTYADFLSRAGHDRIAVASQQSVYWASGVHILRDHLEANGATLSDISMSSLDPSMLCDQLIHHRATVLLLLVGQPEPAISIVKSVRNDGRLSTIKIGAPAGQPEFAEWATLLGEDSAAIPFLRYRPGHLDPLGSRVERALREKLGEAPSFVALEGYDTIVVLAQAIRSYGTDRNSIAESWPRIEVAGTRGHIQFFRTPATTVWQWTGVPIQIAERTPGNPAQIRGVDDAR, encoded by the coding sequence ATGGCATCGACTGATCCGGGCTCCGAAGAAACGACCACAATCGGAGCACTCGTCCCTTTGACTCGCCCCGGCTGGGTTGAGGCAGGCAGACATTTGCTTGCGGGCCTTCAGCTAGCTGTCAGCGAAATCAATAGCGCTGGTGGCGTCGGCGGCAAGGCGCTTGAGCTGCTCGTGCGAGACACTGCAGCCGATCCACAGAAGGCCGTCGCGGCAGTGGATGAACTGGCCCGTTTGGGCGTGGTAGCGATAGCGGGAGAGTATCACAGTGTCGTTGCTCGCGCGGCGGCTGTCAGGGCCGACGAGCTCGGACTCCCTTTTCTCTGTTCGTCGGCGGTACTCGACAGGCTAACGGATCAAGCAACCAAGTGGGTCGCACGTCTTGCCCCGCCGCAGTCTCGCGGCTGGCAAACATATGCCGACTTCCTGTCGCGCGCTGGTCACGATCGGATCGCAGTTGCATCGCAGCAGAGCGTCTACTGGGCATCTGGCGTTCACATTCTGCGTGATCACCTTGAAGCCAACGGCGCGACGTTATCGGACATCAGCATGAGCTCGCTGGACCCGTCAATGTTGTGCGACCAACTCATCCACCATCGCGCGACAGTGCTTCTTCTTCTTGTAGGCCAGCCAGAGCCAGCAATCTCAATCGTCAAGTCAGTTCGCAATGACGGTCGCCTGTCCACGATCAAGATCGGCGCTCCAGCTGGGCAACCAGAATTCGCTGAATGGGCCACATTGCTAGGCGAAGATAGCGCTGCGATCCCCTTCCTGCGCTATCGACCCGGACACCTCGACCCGCTAGGCTCACGCGTCGAAAGGGCCCTGCGGGAGAAGTTGGGCGAGGCGCCCTCCTTCGTTGCTCTGGAAGGATACGACACGATCGTCGTCCTTGCTCAGGCAATACGGTCCTACGGCACTGACCGGAACAGCATCGCAGAGTCATGGCCGCGGATAGAGGTTGCCGGCACCCGTGGCCACATCCAGTTCTTTCGCACACCAGCTACGACCGTTTGGCAGTGGACTGGTGTGCCGATTCAAATCGCCGAAAGAACACCGGGCAACCCGGCGCAAATCAGGGGTGTTGACGATGCCAGGTGA
- a CDS encoding CsbD family protein, whose product MDWNRVEGNWKQVKGKVKEQWGKLTDDDLDRIAGKRDQLEGKIQERYGLEKDRVRRDVDDWYGMQGW is encoded by the coding sequence ATGGACTGGAACCGCGTCGAAGGGAACTGGAAGCAGGTCAAAGGCAAGGTCAAGGAACAGTGGGGCAAACTCACCGACGACGATCTCGACCGCATCGCCGGCAAGCGCGATCAGCTCGAAGGCAAGATTCAGGAACGTTACGGCCTGGAGAAGGATCGCGTCCGCCGTGACGTAGACGATTGGTACGGCATGCAGGGCTGGTAA
- a CDS encoding response regulator, with protein sequence MMHDGKVLVVEDEPVILLGLDVALTKAGFNVVAACNAASAIEAFDVDPSRIRVLVADIRLGRESEVGTSLDIFGRQIQTCQSFTRPATLPHTGARKGRRIASSSGNRFSWHRLSRHYRR encoded by the coding sequence ATGATGCATGACGGCAAAGTCCTGGTGGTTGAAGACGAGCCTGTCATATTGCTTGGCCTCGATGTCGCGCTGACCAAGGCCGGCTTCAACGTCGTTGCTGCCTGCAACGCCGCGAGCGCGATTGAGGCGTTTGATGTCGACCCCTCAAGAATCCGGGTTCTCGTCGCGGACATCCGTCTGGGCCGGGAAAGCGAGGTTGGGACGTCGCTCGACATATTCGGCAGGCAAATCCAAACTTGCCAGTCGTTTACGCGACCGGCGACACTGCCTCACACTGGGGCGCGGAAGGGGCGTCGAATAGCATCATCATCTGGAAACCGTTTTTCATGGCACAGATTGTCACGGCATTATCGACGCTGA
- a CDS encoding DUF6101 family protein, translated as MDDGERTHTEPEKSSWTGRNRRLDPSRLPEQVSYTTSDNYGDVTFTLNQRGVVVRRTQNVSSMPAIIALPAKVFRGVAACAMEDPNGRFTAELKLLHNDPMLTVPLLVSDELELVATDWRAWAVAYRLPMLLLGADGVARTLEETLGAKINSLSSRRPQHGPRLDHAPRLSKAGLMNKLTSLEHIGRLLDRK; from the coding sequence ATGGACGACGGTGAGCGGACTCATACTGAACCGGAGAAGAGTTCTTGGACCGGCCGCAACAGGCGTCTCGACCCGTCGCGCCTGCCGGAGCAGGTGAGCTACACCACAAGTGACAACTATGGCGACGTGACCTTTACGCTCAACCAGCGTGGTGTGGTGGTCCGCCGCACGCAAAATGTGAGCAGCATGCCGGCAATCATTGCCCTCCCCGCCAAGGTTTTCCGCGGAGTGGCCGCCTGCGCAATGGAGGATCCAAATGGAAGATTCACAGCGGAGCTCAAGCTTCTGCACAATGATCCGATGCTGACGGTGCCGCTACTGGTGTCCGACGAGCTCGAGCTTGTTGCCACCGACTGGCGTGCCTGGGCCGTGGCCTACCGTCTGCCTATGCTTCTGCTGGGGGCCGACGGCGTTGCCCGCACGCTTGAGGAAACGCTCGGTGCCAAGATCAACTCGCTCTCATCGAGGCGACCCCAACACGGACCGCGTCTCGACCATGCACCTAGGCTTTCAAAGGCTGGCCTGATGAACAAACTGACGTCGCTAGAGCATATCGGTCGATTGTTGGATAGGAAGTGA
- a CDS encoding amino acid synthesis family protein, whose protein sequence is MELRKVCTFIEEVHIEGGKAGAKPVKSIVVAAVLRNPWAGRGFVENLRPDIVAIAPRLGHELTRRLLELMPAERIESYGKAAAVGVAGEIEHASAMIHTLRFGNVFRDAVGGTTYLEFCNTRNAPGALLSLPMMHKSENGRRSHFITANFQIADGPAADEIVVAIGAADGGRVHPRIADRFQDVKEMEQEAAM, encoded by the coding sequence ATGGAATTGCGAAAAGTCTGCACCTTCATCGAGGAAGTGCACATTGAAGGCGGCAAGGCGGGCGCTAAGCCTGTAAAGTCGATCGTCGTCGCGGCCGTGCTACGCAATCCATGGGCGGGGCGCGGCTTCGTCGAGAACCTGCGGCCGGACATTGTCGCCATCGCACCGCGCCTGGGGCATGAGCTCACGCGGCGCCTGCTCGAGCTCATGCCTGCCGAGCGCATCGAGAGCTACGGCAAGGCCGCCGCCGTGGGCGTCGCAGGCGAGATCGAACACGCCTCCGCCATGATCCATACGCTGCGGTTCGGCAATGTGTTTCGCGACGCGGTCGGCGGCACGACCTATCTCGAATTCTGCAACACGCGCAACGCGCCAGGCGCGCTGCTGTCCTTGCCGATGATGCACAAGAGCGAGAACGGCCGCCGCTCGCATTTCATCACCGCCAACTTCCAGATCGCCGACGGCCCGGCAGCCGACGAGATCGTCGTGGCCATCGGCGCGGCGGACGGCGGACGGGTTCACCCACGGATTGCAGACCGCTTTCAGGACGTGAAAGAAATGGAGCAGGAAGCAGCGATGTGA
- a CDS encoding helix-turn-helix domain-containing protein, producing the protein MDHESQILSLRDAASLINSGGDLQSVLRDLVLAACRHAKWTLGSIMSIDAPHGHAYVIVRHDPTLIQRALPDRWELATSPSIVALNRNEPVYIRDARVSEEFPGYRREAFERDYRSVLVMPMSCVDEDGRPMVLTVVSREITEVSAEDIAFIGMIVHLGEIAVEKQHRLRQEKQAGERLQRALQAHTSLLQQALSEGSVVSLADKVGELLPNPVVVIDFHANLVVAGRSPSQAHFDAATWRQAVGGVLNRQIVKVARGASEARQDETLFVDDGKHRLKLSVRVEPLTIDDEVVGALMIFPTPQQSGQLDQMLIDSAKFALSVQMMRSFVRFRFETRSLTELFLEVVERRWRDEADIVNRARRLGLDLTVPQRLIVVDYADTAKDGGGLADPHHALVRLLEQAGVAGTVVAVEGGLVCLVAGDARESMRLAKLPNTIATEFGRHLGREPAVLVSEVCALLADYPTAWERSRRMIRIGRSFGRTGVFAGQDFGPLPMLVAAADVPDVRNFVDKSVGALIAHDREHGTPYLDTLFAFLREGCRSQACADVMGLHVTTLRYRLSRMEELFGIMLDTPEQRFAAELAIRLSGIIDSRVPETR; encoded by the coding sequence GTGGACCACGAGTCGCAAATTCTCTCTTTGCGGGACGCCGCCAGCCTCATCAATTCGGGTGGCGATCTCCAGTCCGTGCTGCGCGACCTCGTGCTGGCAGCCTGCCGCCATGCCAAATGGACGCTGGGCTCGATCATGAGCATCGATGCGCCGCATGGCCACGCCTATGTCATCGTGCGCCATGATCCGACGCTCATCCAACGCGCGCTGCCGGACCGCTGGGAACTGGCGACCAGTCCTTCGATCGTCGCGCTCAACCGCAATGAGCCGGTCTATATCAGGGATGCGCGGGTGTCGGAGGAGTTTCCGGGTTATCGCCGCGAGGCGTTCGAACGCGACTATCGCAGCGTGCTCGTCATGCCGATGAGCTGTGTCGATGAAGACGGCCGGCCGATGGTGCTGACCGTGGTCTCGCGCGAGATCACCGAAGTGAGTGCCGAGGATATCGCCTTCATCGGCATGATCGTGCATTTGGGCGAGATCGCGGTGGAGAAACAGCATCGGCTGCGCCAGGAAAAACAGGCGGGCGAGCGTCTGCAGCGCGCCTTGCAGGCGCATACCTCGCTTCTGCAGCAGGCGCTGTCGGAAGGATCGGTGGTCTCGCTCGCCGACAAGGTCGGCGAGCTGTTGCCCAACCCCGTGGTGGTCATCGATTTCCACGCCAATCTGGTCGTGGCCGGTCGCTCGCCGAGCCAAGCGCATTTCGATGCCGCGACCTGGCGCCAGGCAGTTGGCGGAGTGCTCAACCGGCAGATCGTCAAGGTCGCGCGCGGCGCGTCGGAAGCGCGCCAGGACGAGACTTTGTTCGTCGACGACGGCAAGCATCGCCTCAAGCTTTCGGTGCGCGTAGAGCCGTTGACAATCGACGACGAAGTGGTTGGCGCGCTGATGATTTTTCCGACGCCGCAGCAATCCGGACAGCTCGACCAGATGCTGATCGACAGCGCCAAATTTGCGCTCAGCGTGCAAATGATGCGCAGCTTCGTCCGCTTCCGTTTCGAGACCAGATCGCTGACCGAGCTTTTCCTGGAAGTCGTGGAACGCCGCTGGCGCGATGAGGCCGACATAGTCAACCGGGCACGGCGGCTGGGGCTCGACCTGACCGTGCCGCAAAGACTTATTGTCGTCGACTACGCCGATACGGCAAAGGACGGCGGCGGGCTTGCCGATCCCCATCATGCCCTTGTCCGCCTTCTGGAACAGGCAGGCGTGGCGGGCACGGTTGTCGCCGTGGAGGGCGGTCTTGTCTGTCTCGTCGCGGGCGATGCCAGGGAGAGCATGCGCCTGGCGAAATTGCCGAACACAATCGCCACGGAGTTTGGTCGCCATCTCGGCCGTGAGCCGGCGGTGCTGGTTTCCGAGGTCTGTGCCTTGCTGGCCGATTATCCCACCGCCTGGGAGCGTTCCCGACGCATGATCCGCATCGGCCGGTCTTTTGGGCGCACCGGCGTTTTCGCCGGCCAGGATTTCGGTCCGCTGCCGATGCTGGTCGCGGCCGCCGATGTGCCCGATGTGCGCAACTTCGTCGACAAGAGCGTCGGCGCCTTGATCGCGCATGATCGCGAGCACGGCACGCCTTATCTGGACACGTTGTTTGCCTTTCTGCGTGAAGGTTGCCGCAGCCAGGCTTGCGCCGACGTGATGGGGCTGCATGTCACCACCTTGCGCTATCGCCTGTCGCGCATGGAAGAGCTGTTCGGGATCATGCTCGACACGCCAGAACAACGTTTCGCGGCCGAGCTGGCGATCCGCCTCAGCGGCATCATCGACAGCCGCGTGCCTGAAACCCGCTAG